Part of the Dehalococcoidales bacterium genome is shown below.
TTCGCTACGCTCGCAATGACGGTTGGTACAATTTAAGTGATACAAGCTACTAGTCCGCCTTTCTCAACGGCTGGAAGAAGCAGCTTTGATTGCCGGTATGGCATACTGGGCCTATCGGTTGCGCTTTGACCAGAATGGCATCAGTGTCACAATCCTTCCAGACCTCTCTCACTTTCAGGTAGTTGCCCGAGGTGGCTCCCTTATGCCATAGCTCCTGCCGGCTGCGACTGTAAAACCAGACATCATCCCCGGATAGGGTTTTGCCCAGGGCTTCTTCGTTCATGTAGCCAAGCATTAACACCTCACCGCTCTCCGCATCCTGAATGATGGCCGGTATCAGACCCTTTTCGTCGAATTTTATATCGTCCATGTTATTCTACCCCTTTTGATATAGCCTGTCTGATAATGTCATTGCGAGCCATCCGCCACAGGCGGAGGCGAAGCAATCCGAGCGGGGTTAAAAACCCATCCCGTCGCAGATTGCTTCGTCACTTCGTTCCTCGCAATGACAGTGCATTTTCAACCTTCCCGGCGAGTGTTGTAAAGTACTCATGATCGGGTCTGAGGGAGCACATTCGCTTCGCTCAGTGTAAACTAAGCGACTGAAGAATCCCCGGGTGGGGTTAACAATGAAGTTCTCATTTTCCCCCAACCGGGGCTCTTCGCTTCGCTCAGTATGACAATACGACATTTTCGGGGCTTAAACTCTTCAGTCAAGTCAGCCCACAGCCTCTATCGCCTGTTTCAGGTTGATGTCTCGGGTGTAAAGCGCCCGGCCGACGATAGCACCCTCCGCGCCGAGCTTTTTCAGGACTTTAAGGTGGGTCAGAGATGAAATCCCGCCGGAAGCAATAACCGGTACCCTGATGGCATCCGCCAGTTCCAGAAAAGCGCTGAAGTTAGGCTCGGTGAGAGTGCCGTCCCGCCCGATGTCGGTGTAGATGAAGCGCTTGACTCCCCGCTTTATCATGGCCCTGGCCATTTCTACGGCTCCCAGTTTGGTTGCCTGCTGCCAGCCGCGCGTGGCTACCCAGCCCTCCCTGGTATCAATACCGACGATTATAGAATCGCTGAAACGGCGGCACGCTTCCCTGACCAGTTCAGGGTCTTCCACCGCTGCCGTGCCCAGGATAACACGATCGATTCCGGCTTTGAGCAGACGTTCCACCGTTTCCATACGGCGTATGCCGCCGCCCAGTTGCATTGGTATCATTATTCCCCTGGCAAGCTCTTCAATAATTGCCCGGTTGCCCGGTTCACCGCTGGCGGCGCCATCCAGGTCAACGATGTGCAGCCGGGGAGCACCCATTGACTGCCACTTCAGGGCTACTTCCAGCGGATCATCCGAGAAGACGGTTTCCCTATCATAGTCACCCTGGTAGAGGCGGACGCACCTGCCGCCTTTAAGGTCAATGGCCGGAATTATTTCTATTTAGATTACCTCACAGGTTGATATTGGAATACTTGCGCCAGGGCCGGCTGTTAAGGGCTTTGTTATCCTTGTTTTTATCCTCCAGGATGTCCAGCGCCCGGTTTATCATCTTCCGGGTGTCCGCGGGCATGATGATATCATCAATATAGCCGCGCTCGGCGGCGTGGTACGGGTTCTCATAAAGGTCACTGTATTCCTTTATTCTTTTGGCGCGGGTTTCCGCCGGGTTCTCGGCCTCCTTAATCTCCCGGGCGAAGATAACGCTGGCGGCGGTTTCAGCGCCGACGATGGTGACGCGGGCCGTTGGCCAGGCAAAGACCAGGTCAGCGCCGATACTTTTATCGAGCATACCGTAGTGGGCGCCGGCGTAGGACTTCCTCAGCATCACTGAAATCAGGGGTATGGTAGCATCCGCCCAGGCGAAGAGCAGCTTGGCGCCGTGGCGCAGGATTCCCTTCCAGTCCTGTTCGGAGCCAATCATGTAGCCGGGGCAGTCGCCCAGGGTGACCACCGGAATATTAAAGAGGTCACAGAACCTGACGAACCGGGCGCCTTTGTCAGCGGCATGAGTATCGATGACTCCGGCGGCTTTCATCGGCTGGTTGGCGAAGATGCCCACCGGCCGGCCGTTGAAACGGGCGAAGCCGGTGATGACACTGGTGGCGTGCAGTCCCAGGGTTTCCAGGAAAAAGCCGTCATCCACGATTTTCCGGATTACCTCAAACATATCATAGGGCTGGTTGGGGCGGTCCGGGATGAGGCTGTCCAGCTCGGGGATGACCCTTTCCGGGTCGTCCTTCGTTTCCAGGCGGGGTGGCTTTTCCCGGTTATTGCCCGGCAGTAAGGAGAGCAGCCCCTTGCACCTGTCCAGGGCGTCCTTATCATCTTCGGCCACGATATGGCTCTGCCCGGATTTAATGGCATGGGCTTTGTAGCCGGAGAGTTCCTCAAGTCCGATTTTCTCGCCCAGCTGCGTTTCCACGAAGGCGGGCCCGGCGATGCCCATGAAGCCGGTATTCCTGCATTGAATGATGAAGTCCTGCATTACCGGGTGGTAGGCCTGTCCTCCCAGGCAGGGTCCCATGAGCAGGGCTATCTGGGGGATAACACCCGAAGCCATGATTTGCGAGCGGAACGTCCAGCCGTAGGCTTCCAGCGTGTCCATCCCTTCCTGTAGTCTGGCACCGCCGGAGTCATTCATGCCGACGAAGGGCCACCCGTGCTCCTTGGCGAAGTCAATGGCATGGGCCAGCTTCTTGCCGTGATACTCGCCGAAGGTGCCCGCCATGGCCATGTAATCTTCAGCCATAGCGACCACATACCGGCCGTTTACTTTGCCGAAGCCGGTGACGATCCCCTCCGCCGGTATTTCCCTCTTGTCCATGCCGAAGGCGGTGGTCCGGTTCTTGACGAATAAGCCGATTTCGGTGAAAGTTCCTTTGTCAAAGAGGTAGTCTATTCTTTCCCGTGCAGTCCATTGCCCGCCCTGGTGGCGCTTTTCGATTGCCTCGGCGCTCCCCATCTCCGTTATTTTCTGTCTCTTTTTCTGGTACTCCTCAATCAGGTCCCTGGTTGTTGCCATTTGCCAGACCTCCCTTGAGACTAAATTTTGTCTGCCTAATGAGTCTCATGAACCAGCGTGGTCTACCCTAACCCCACCCGCTCTTTGACCAGCGCCAGTGTTTTCTCAGCCATCGGGCGGACACGGTCAGCGCCTTCCTTGAGCAGGGAATCGATGTAGGCAGGGTCGGCTGTTAATTCGGCGTAGCGCTTTTGCAGTGGTTTCAGCCCCTCCACCACCACCTCACCGACCTCTTTTTTCAAGTCGGCATAACCCTTGCCGGTAAAGAGGGCTTCGATGTCCTTTCGATTTATCCCGCTAAAAAGCTCGTAGATAACCAGCAGGTTATAAACGCCGGGCCGGTTCTCATCGAAGCTGATGTCCTTGAGAGAATCGGTGGTGGCGCGCATCAGCTTTGCCCTGATGACATCGGGAGAATCGAGCAGGTTGATGGC
Proteins encoded:
- the hisI gene encoding phosphoribosyl-AMP cyclohydrolase, with amino-acid sequence MDDIKFDEKGLIPAIIQDAESGEVLMLGYMNEEALGKTLSGDDVWFYSRSRQELWHKGATSGNYLKVREVWKDCDTDAILVKAQPIGPVCHTGNQSCFFQPLRKAD
- the hisA gene encoding 1-(5-phosphoribosyl)-5-[(5-phosphoribosylamino)methylideneamino]imidazole-4-carboxamide isomerase, translated to MEIIPAIDLKGGRCVRLYQGDYDRETVFSDDPLEVALKWQSMGAPRLHIVDLDGAASGEPGNRAIIEELARGIMIPMQLGGGIRRMETVERLLKAGIDRVILGTAAVEDPELVREACRRFSDSIIVGIDTREGWVATRGWQQATKLGAVEMARAMIKRGVKRFIYTDIGRDGTLTEPNFSAFLELADAIRVPVIASGGISSLTHLKVLKKLGAEGAIVGRALYTRDINLKQAIEAVG
- a CDS encoding acyl-CoA carboxylase subunit beta; this translates as MATTRDLIEEYQKKRQKITEMGSAEAIEKRHQGGQWTARERIDYLFDKGTFTEIGLFVKNRTTAFGMDKREIPAEGIVTGFGKVNGRYVVAMAEDYMAMAGTFGEYHGKKLAHAIDFAKEHGWPFVGMNDSGGARLQEGMDTLEAYGWTFRSQIMASGVIPQIALLMGPCLGGQAYHPVMQDFIIQCRNTGFMGIAGPAFVETQLGEKIGLEELSGYKAHAIKSGQSHIVAEDDKDALDRCKGLLSLLPGNNREKPPRLETKDDPERVIPELDSLIPDRPNQPYDMFEVIRKIVDDGFFLETLGLHATSVITGFARFNGRPVGIFANQPMKAAGVIDTHAADKGARFVRFCDLFNIPVVTLGDCPGYMIGSEQDWKGILRHGAKLLFAWADATIPLISVMLRKSYAGAHYGMLDKSIGADLVFAWPTARVTIVGAETAASVIFAREIKEAENPAETRAKRIKEYSDLYENPYHAAERGYIDDIIMPADTRKMINRALDILEDKNKDNKALNSRPWRKYSNINL